A region of the candidate division KSB1 bacterium genome:
CATCAGTGTTAATCCGTGGCTAAAGTTAATTTATCTTTTGATTGCGGCTTCGTCGCACTGTGAAAATCCGTGGCTAAACTCTTTTTCTATTTCCAATGAATTTGCTGAATTTTCCTTCCATCCGTTTTGAGCAAAATCGCCGCATCCCGATCCGTACGCAATATTTTTGATTGAATTGAATGCAGACGCTCTACCACCTCGGCATGGGGGTGGCCAAACCGATTCATCTCACCTACCGAAATAACGGCCAATTCCGGTTCTACTAAGTCAAGCAAAAGACGATTACTTGAGGTTTTACTTCCGTGGTGGCTTACTTTCAGCACTTCACTTTTGAGTACATCTTCAAATCCGGAGATCTGATGTTCGCCGGCTTGTTCCACATCGCCCAAAAATAAAAAATCTGATTCTCCATAAGAAATTTTCAAGGACAACGAAGCATCATTATGTGATAACTCGACTTGAGGTTGAAAACTCTGTGAAGGATGCAGAACATAAATTTGCACCGGGCTGAAATCGGTAATGACAGTGCCTGTTTTAAAAATACGCCGCTTTATATTTAAACTATCCACCAGGCTAAGATACTCACGAAAGAGCCGGGTATCTTTCTCAAGGCCGTTATCCCAAACCTCTTGCACCTTAAAGTTACGCATAATGTATGGAACACCGCCAAGGTGATCCGAGTCCGCATGTGACACAATCAAAGCATGGATTTCGTTGATTCCTTCACGTTTGAGATAGGGTGCGACGACCCATTTTCCGGCGTCATACTTAAATCCACGCGGCCCCGCATCGATGAGGGCGTTTCTGCCGTCCGGAAAAGTCAGTAAAGCTGCGTCACCCTGTCCAACGTCAAGAAAAGTAACTTTCAATTCTCCCTGGCCTTTACCATCTCCGGTCCAAATAAAAAGATTTGCTAAAAGCAATACGTAAATAACCAGCCACCGCCTGGCTTGTTTAAAGTTAAAGAAATTTACTACCAAAAGCAGGCCGGCAAAATAAGCCATCATTTGTATAAACGAAAATTTATAAATCTCCCAATGCGTAAAAGGAATCTGGCTGCCCCATTCAACCAGTTTAATCAAGATATGCAAGAAAAACCAGGCCGTTGTCAAATAGATATCTGCCAAAATGGGGACAAAAATATTGAGCACAGCGGCGATGAGTCCATTTGCCAAACCTAAAAACGCAAGCGGAATGATCAGTAAATTTGCGAGTAGAGAAAAATTTGAGATACGATTAAAATAGATAATTGTAAAAGGAAGTGTACCGAGAAAGGCCGCCATCGAGACAAAAAGAAGATCGAGAAAATAACGAATAAAGGCATTTCGTTGGAATTTTGAAGTCACGCCCCTGAATGATTTGAAGCTCTTAAATTTAGGATAAAGATAAACGATTGAAGCAACTGCTGCAAACGAAAGTTGAAAGCCGGACTGGAATAAATCCAATGGATTGAAAATAAGCAAAATAAGTGCTGCTAAAGAAAGAATGTTGAATGAATCGGTTTTTCTTTCCAGCAAGCTTCCGATCAGGAGAAATCCACCCATGGTTGAAGCTCTTACAACCGGCGGCTTGAGGTTGGTTAAGTAAGCATAAAAAACTAATCCTAACAAAGTTAGTATAACTCTCCCTGAGTATGGGACTCTTAGCATGCTAAAGACTCCCATAAAAATCAAGATAATAAATCCAACATGCAATCCTGATACCGCCAGAATGTGAATCACCCCCAATTTTGAAAATGCATCTCGCAGCTCAAACGGAATCTCGCCGCGTTCTCCAATCAGCAAGCCGCGTAGAAGGCCTGCTTCCTGGGCCGGAAGATTTTCTGCGACATAGTTGTCGAGATATGTTTTGGCCGGGAAAACAACTTTTCTGAGGAGCCAGCTTCCCTGATCCGAGGAAACTTTTTTAATGTGGGAGCTACTTGAAATGATCCCAAAAATTCCCTGCGCGGCTAAATAGGCTCGATAATCAAACTCTCCCGGATTTCTTTCATCTCTAGGTTTTTTAAGCCTGCCGTGAACTACAATTTTATCTCCATATTGAAATGGAACCCTTAGTTCAGGAACGCCAACTAAAACCCGGCCCTCAACAAGAAAAACTTTTTGCTTAAAAAAAATCTTTTCAACTTCGACCGTCAAATTGGTTTTATCAACTCTGCGTTCGGGGTATTTGACAATTACACCCAAGATCGCCACCGGATCCCGGTTGTTTGTAAATTTTGAAATGTGGTCGCAGGGGAAATAGCCGGCATGAAGTTCATACAGTAAGATTCCGGTAAGGATTAAACCTGCACCCAGGCAAATTTCCTTTAAGAAGGTTTTAGCTCTGTTAGCATACCATAATGTAAATGCACCAAAAAATGATAGAGCCCCTAAACCCAAAAGAGGAAGTATCGGGAAATCGAAATATTTCCCAATTAGAATGCCGGAGACGAAAAGAAGGAGGACCTTTAAGGCGGGTCTTGATTGCATTTACATGAATTTGGTTTACACACTGAGTGAAAAATCACACTGATAAAATCAAATGTAGGATTTAAATCTTAGAAAACAACCAATGGTAAAAGGCATCAACTTTTTTTGCTAAATCGGAAAGCGAACCTTCATTGTCAATAACATAGTCTGCACGTTTAATCTTTTCCTCTAGCGGTATTTGAGAGTTCATGCGCTTAAGAATTTCTTCCTGAGAAAAACCGTCTCTTGATTTAATCCATTCAATGCGTTTTTCCATGGGTGCGGTGACAACGACTACCGCATTTAGAATCCGCTCCATTTGGGATTCATAAATCAAAGCGGCTTCGACCCCCACTAGTTGATGGTTTTCTTTTTTAAATTGATTAACTCGACCCTGGATCGCTTTAAAAACCTGCGGATGGATTATTTGATTGATACGTTCACGAGTCCCAGCATCGTTGAAAACAAGCTGGCTTAGCAGGTCTTTGTTTACGGTTCCGGAATCTAAATAAACATCTTTACCAAACTCTGTAACAAGAGCCCGGCGAATTTCAGGCGAGTGGTTGGTGAGCTCTTTTGCAAGGGGATCCGCTTCAATAATGGGGACTTTTTTTTCTTTGAGAAAATTGCAGACGGCGGTTTTACCGGAGCCGATTCCACCTGTGACGCCAAAAAGTAGCATGGATTTTACAATGGGCCAAGTTAAAAAAAACTGACCCTAACTCCCTTAAATTTTGTGCCATCTAAAAGGTGGCCGGGGCCAGCAGTAAATTTATTGTATTGAACATCAACATGGTTTCCCAAGAATGACAGGATAGCATTTGATTTCAGTTGAGGAACCAGAATGAAAGCAATTTTAAAAAGCCCAGAAGATCTTAAGCCAAATCCATCAGTATCGTAAAAGACAGCGCCACCGTCATCCTCATACCGGCCGTGTCTCAGAGAAATCAATTCTAAAATGTTTAACTCCCACCCCCGGCTTGTTTCAATTCCGGGCTTTGAATTTCCTGTAATCACATTGTCAAACAACCCAATATCACTAAACACTCCTTGGTAAGTGATATTCCCTGTGGGGCTCCTTTTCACCAAGAGGTCCCGAGCCTCTGAAGACCATTCAAAATCAACCAACCGAAAACTTAGATCCCCATTTGAGTAGATGATTCCGGTGTTAACACTAACTGCCATTCTTGCCACTCGAGGAAGCGGGTCTCCTTGCGCCGTATTAAAGTAACTGATCTTACTACCCATATTACTTCTTGAGTAACCTAATCCAGTCAGAAGAAATGGCCGGAATCGTTCATTTATTTTAGTGTTTCGGTGAGTAAGTTTAGAAAAAGTTTCAAGTAACGGCAGATGAGCTATCAAGCCAAAGTCATAAGCATTTACATTAACCTGAGAAGCCCTAATTTCAGCGCCAGCACCAATAGCCGCCAGATTTGATTCAATTCTCTTGTAATTAAAACCAAGACCAATTTTTACACCGAAGTCGGCACCCATACCAAGTGAGAAAATATCAGCATGTTCAGAGCTTTGAAAGACACCGATAATTTCAGGACTCGTTTCACTGGTAATATTTTGCGTCCCAAGGTTTAAAAAAACCCGGGTGTAACCTGCTCCAATACTGGCGGGTATTCGGTTGTGGATTTTGAACTTGTATCCAATAAGAAATGATTTGGCATCAAAATTTAACCCCTCGATGTTAGACTGCGGCAGCCAATTTGCTTTACTGGGATAGAACTCAAATTGAAAGGAACGACTCAGCGTGGCTAAACCAAGATGTGCGGGATTAAAGGAAACAGATAAAGGATCGTGCTCAGCGGAAGCCACAGAAGTGCCCGCCATGCCGTTCGCTCGCAAAGAGGGCTGAATCAAAAGAAAAAGTAAAGCTGCTTCGCTCTGGGAGCTTGCATAGGGAATGATCGCAACGGAATTGAAGATTAAAGCTAAAACAAGTATCTTCATCATGACATCCTCAAAGGTATTCTCGCCAAGAAATAATTTAAATAAACTTTCAAGGAATGTCAAGACGGAAGAGAAATTGTCTGAATGTCCCCCATTTTCCCGGAGTTCAAGACAGGAGTGTAAAAATCAGTCCGAAGGATGTATTTTTACCTTTGTCAGAGCCTTGCAAAAATACGCTTCGCTGATTTTTGCACTCCAAAAAATAACATTTTCACCATATTTTTAATACATAAGGGTTAAATTATCAAACAATTAAACCGAATACCATACAAAATTTTTGGGGGACATCCTGGGAAGAGAAATCGTTAAATGATCACTTTAGCTTGCTCTTAATTCCGTCTCCTACCATGTTTTTTGTCAAGCTCTTTACGAACCGCGTTCGCCAATACTTTCTGGGATATTGGTTTTGTAACAAAAGAACCAGCCCCCAGTTTAATAGCGGTTTGGACTCTGTTTGACATCGCGTAACCGGATAAAATGATTGCTTTTTGCTTTGGCTCAAATTCCAGAATTCGCTTATATGCCTCCACACCATCTATTCCATCCATGACCATGTCCACGATTAAGAGATCGTAATGGCGCTTCTTCAGATGCGTAACCGCTGTCTCACCGCTTGAAACGACCTGGACACGATACCCTAAACGCCTAAGGAGTTGACCTGCAACTCTTCTTTGTATAGGATCATCGTCAACAATTAATATTCTTTCGTCGCCGGAGGCTGATTTTACTTCACTCATAAGAATTTTTCTATCCACAGCTTTATTTACCGGAAAATAGAGTGAAAAAGTTGTGCCTTTGCCTGGCTTTGAATCCACCTGGATATACCCATTATGATCTTCAACAATACCGTGAACAATACTCAAGCCCAAACCGGAACCCCTTCGGCGATCCATTTTTTTTGTAGTGAAAAAGGGATCGAATATATTATCAATGATCTCCGGCCGAATACCAGCACCGGTGTCCGAAATAGATAGCTTAACATATTCGCCACGATCAATTGTTTGATAGCCCTTTAATGGAATATCTAAATAGGTATTTTCCGTCTTCACGGTCAAAACACCTTGGTTATTCATTGCCTCTATGGCATTATTAATCAGATTAGTTAAGGCACGGGTTAGTTGAGCAGCGCCTCCTTTAACTAAAAATATGTCCGGCGTAAAGACTTCTTTGATAACTATTTCTTTTGGAAACTTGCCCAGGGTAAGAATTCCGTGCAGCAATTCATGAAAATCTATCGGTTCCATTGCGTAATGCCCACGGCGACCGAGAGCCAATAACTGTTGATTTATTTCAGCGATTTTCTTGGCGGAATCCTCCATTTCATGGAGCATTTCCAAAGTCGGATGCCCTTCGGGTAACTGCTCACGTATCAGGACAGGGTAAGCTGCAAGAGGAGAGAGCAGGTTATTAAAGTCGTGGGCAATTTGTCCCGCTACCCTCCCTGCTGTTTCCAATCGTTGGACACGTGCCAATTCTTCTTGTAAGCGCTTTTGTTCTGTAATATCTTTAAGAAACCACAAATACGCAGGTTCTCCACGCCACTCACTAATTGTAGAAGTGAGTTCAACCCATTTAACTTTACCACGTTTATCAATAATTCTCAAAGAATCTAATCGAGAAGATTTTTCCGAAATTCTCTTACTATGTTTTTCTGCAACAAACTCGCGATCCTGTGGATGAAAAAGTTTCAAGTATGGCCGAGAAGTAAGATCCTTTCCCCGGTAGCCAGTTAGCTTAAGCGCCGTGGCATTAAAAAACTTAATATGGTCATTCTGAACGATGAAAATCGCTTCATTTGAACTACCGACTACCATGCGATATTTTTTTTCTGACTCCAATAGAGCCGCTTCCGTCATTTTCCGGGAAGTGATTTCCCGAACAATTGCCAGGACTTTGTCCGGACCATTGACAACCATGCGCGACTCGTAATCGTGAGGTTCGCTGTTTTGAATAATCTGGTATTCCAAGGTTTGCGGCTGCCCGGTTTTGAGAGCACATTTTATGGAAGCCATTGCTCTTTCAGAGAGGTTTTTAGGCAATAAATCAGTCAACTTTTTTCCAAGAAATTCCTTGGGGAGCAGGAGTGGGGCAACTCCTTTTGCCGGAATGAAGTCCAAATAAGTTCCATCTTTGGATATTTGAAACATCATATCGGGAACCGCGTCGAGCACTGCTTTGCATTGAACTTCGCTTTCGTGCAATGCCTGGTTTCCCTTAATCTCAGCTTTTTTGAGTTCAGTTACCCGCTTTCGAAGGTACTGCAACTCTTTAATTAGTTGATCCTTGTTTTTTTTTCGATCATTCATTCCAGTCTTCAAAATTCATGGGTAGGTCTAAAGGTGCTGAATCGATTATCTATATTGTGGAGGAGCCAACAGGGCCAATTATCAGGTGCCATTCTCTCCTCTTGAAAAGGAAGGTATTGCCAAAGTGAATTTAGTAGATTTTAACTAAATAATGCAAGGTTGGTGACAGGAATTTAACAAAAAGTTTTCACCGGTTAACATGGATAACCATTCTTGTTACATTGCCACCTCTGGGTATTTTTTTCATTTCAACTTCATCAACAAGATTTTTGATTAGAAACATGCCCCACCCTCTGGGATCATCGATACCGTTGATCTGTTTTTCAATTTTAGGGACCTTAACTTTTTTATTTAAGCCCCTACCCTCATCTTTAACATTTACTTCCAGGCTTTCTTTATCCATTTTTAAAGTTACCAAAACTGTGGTATCCTTTTTAAATTGATTCCCATGTTCCATGGCATTGCTGCATGCTTCAGAGATGGCGGTTTTCAAATCCTCAATCCGGCTCGTATGAAACCCCATAATTTTGGCGGCTGCAGCCGCCGACTCCATTGCTACCTTTTCATAGCCCATTACGGAAGGGATATGAACTTCGATTATTTTTTGTTTCTCAGACATGGTCGATCAAAAGAGACACAGAATTCACTGAGAACCACAAAAGCCCTCCCAAAAAATTAAAACTTTACCTAACCTGAAACTCTCAGATTCAATGGAATTTGTGTCGGCAAAAAGAAATCCTCCATGAACTTAGTACTTTTTATGCTTTTGGTCTCCTTCACAAAATGCGCTCATTCGAATTTCAAAACCACCAACGTAACATCATCTTCGATGTTTGAATCAGGGCTATACTGCTTCATTTCAGCAATTAACTTGTCAATCAATTCTGATGGCGGCAAGCTGGCGTTTTGTCTAATCGATTCAGCTAGCCGGTCAAATCCATAGGTTTCGTGGCTGCCATTCATCACATCGACAATTCCGTCAGTGTAGTGAATTAGCATATCTCCAGGCTGTAGTTCAATCGAGAGCTGTTCATAAACCGTGGCCTTTACAATTCCCAAAGGAAAGCGATCGGTTTTTTCCGCTTGAGGTAAGAAATCTATTTCCCCATTGCGTAAGAGAAAAGGCATGGTCTGGCCTGCGTTGGTGTAATAAAGTTTATGTGTTTTCGGATCAAAAATTCCATAAAAAAGTGCCACGAACATATGATTTTGAATATCTTTGTTCAAGCGGGAATTAACCATATTTAAGACCTCGTCCGTGCAGGTCTTTTCCTCAGCTGCAAATCTAACAGCACCCAATGCTGCTGTCATAACCATGGCCGCCGAAACACCGTGTCCTGAAACATCCCCAATGACAACTCCTAATCTCCCATCTTGAAACTGAAAAAAATCATAAAAATCACCGCCAACTTCTTTTGTGGGGATAGACTTCGCGCTTATTTGAATCCCATCTATTTCGGGAAACGAATCCGGCAGCATCTGTGCCTGCATATCACGTGCCACATTAAATTCATGCCACATGCGTGCGTTTTCCCGCAACGATTGTACCATCTGATCAAAGGATTGAGCTAACATTCCAATTTCATCATTGGATTTATAATCAATAGAGATGTCCCAATTTCCTTTTGCCACTTCTCTAGTGCTGTCGGTCAAACGCTGAACTGGCTTAAACACTTGTCGAATGGTAAGATAGACAACAACGCCGCCGACCAACATAACGAAGAGAACAAGTGGATA
Encoded here:
- a CDS encoding DNA internalization-related competence protein ComEC/Rec2; this encodes MQSRPALKVLLLFVSGILIGKYFDFPILPLLGLGALSFFGAFTLWYANRAKTFLKEICLGAGLILTGILLYELHAGYFPCDHISKFTNNRDPVAILGVIVKYPERRVDKTNLTVEVEKIFFKQKVFLVEGRVLVGVPELRVPFQYGDKIVVHGRLKKPRDERNPGEFDYRAYLAAQGIFGIISSSSHIKKVSSDQGSWLLRKVVFPAKTYLDNYVAENLPAQEAGLLRGLLIGERGEIPFELRDAFSKLGVIHILAVSGLHVGFIILIFMGVFSMLRVPYSGRVILTLLGLVFYAYLTNLKPPVVRASTMGGFLLIGSLLERKTDSFNILSLAALILLIFNPLDLFQSGFQLSFAAVASIVYLYPKFKSFKSFRGVTSKFQRNAFIRYFLDLLFVSMAAFLGTLPFTIIYFNRISNFSLLANLLIIPLAFLGLANGLIAAVLNIFVPILADIYLTTAWFFLHILIKLVEWGSQIPFTHWEIYKFSFIQMMAYFAGLLLVVNFFNFKQARRWLVIYVLLLANLFIWTGDGKGQGELKVTFLDVGQGDAALLTFPDGRNALIDAGPRGFKYDAGKWVVAPYLKREGINEIHALIVSHADSDHLGGVPYIMRNFKVQEVWDNGLEKDTRLFREYLSLVDSLNIKRRIFKTGTVITDFSPVQIYVLHPSQSFQPQVELSHNDASLSLKISYGESDFLFLGDVEQAGEHQISGFEDVLKSEVLKVSHHGSKTSSNRLLLDLVEPELAVISVGEMNRFGHPHAEVVERLHSIQSKILRTDRDAAILLKTDGRKIQQIHWK
- a CDS encoding dephospho-CoA kinase, which codes for MLLFGVTGGIGSGKTAVCNFLKEKKVPIIEADPLAKELTNHSPEIRRALVTEFGKDVYLDSGTVNKDLLSQLVFNDAGTRERINQIIHPQVFKAIQGRVNQFKKENHQLVGVEAALIYESQMERILNAVVVVTAPMEKRIEWIKSRDGFSQEEILKRMNSQIPLEEKIKRADYVIDNEGSLSDLAKKVDAFYHWLFSKI
- a CDS encoding PAS domain S-box protein encodes the protein MNDRKKNKDQLIKELQYLRKRVTELKKAEIKGNQALHESEVQCKAVLDAVPDMMFQISKDGTYLDFIPAKGVAPLLLPKEFLGKKLTDLLPKNLSERAMASIKCALKTGQPQTLEYQIIQNSEPHDYESRMVVNGPDKVLAIVREITSRKMTEAALLESEKKYRMVVGSSNEAIFIVQNDHIKFFNATALKLTGYRGKDLTSRPYLKLFHPQDREFVAEKHSKRISEKSSRLDSLRIIDKRGKVKWVELTSTISEWRGEPAYLWFLKDITEQKRLQEELARVQRLETAGRVAGQIAHDFNNLLSPLAAYPVLIREQLPEGHPTLEMLHEMEDSAKKIAEINQQLLALGRRGHYAMEPIDFHELLHGILTLGKFPKEIVIKEVFTPDIFLVKGGAAQLTRALTNLINNAIEAMNNQGVLTVKTENTYLDIPLKGYQTIDRGEYVKLSISDTGAGIRPEIIDNIFDPFFTTKKMDRRRGSGLGLSIVHGIVEDHNGYIQVDSKPGKGTTFSLYFPVNKAVDRKILMSEVKSASGDERILIVDDDPIQRRVAGQLLRRLGYRVQVVSSGETAVTHLKKRHYDLLIVDMVMDGIDGVEAYKRILEFEPKQKAIILSGYAMSNRVQTAIKLGAGSFVTKPISQKVLANAVRKELDKKHGRRRN
- a CDS encoding ATP-binding protein, producing MSEKQKIIEVHIPSVMGYEKVAMESAAAAAKIMGFHTSRIEDLKTAISEACSNAMEHGNQFKKDTTVLVTLKMDKESLEVNVKDEGRGLNKKVKVPKIEKQINGIDDPRGWGMFLIKNLVDEVEMKKIPRGGNVTRMVIHVNR
- a CDS encoding SpoIIE family protein phosphatase codes for the protein MTGKYFDSGLSKAKVLRSKIKSKMSLKLKLILLIVFEIILAVALVSSIIYRESKVEIRKLAREILIAKTQHAFALCDHHYKNSLEPSDELKKELADIVIVKDGYVAVVNNADEPHKGVLIVHPEDVGRSLYNSDFQHIKDILDEIDLNDGVQGYSNLTSYRQGTKAKGRQGEKKIASYKYFAPWQWVILATGYEKDIYASREKLKATFYPLVLFVMLVGGVVVYLTIRQVFKPVQRLTDSTREVAKGNWDISIDYKSNDEIGMLAQSFDQMVQSLRENARMWHEFNVARDMQAQMLPDSFPEIDGIQISAKSIPTKEVGGDFYDFFQFQDGRLGVVIGDVSGHGVSAAMVMTAALGAVRFAAEEKTCTDEVLNMVNSRLNKDIQNHMFVALFYGIFDPKTHKLYYTNAGQTMPFLLRNGEIDFLPQAEKTDRFPLGIVKATVYEQLSIELQPGDMLIHYTDGIVDVMNGSHETYGFDRLAESIRQNASLPPSELIDKLIAEMKQYSPDSNIEDDVTLVVLKFE